A portion of the Syntrophaceae bacterium genome contains these proteins:
- a CDS encoding cobalamin B12-binding domain-containing protein: MAERKLRVMVAKPGLDGHDRGARVLARCFRDAGYEVIYTGCHQTPEQIVSAVIQEDVDLLGLSCLSGAHRYLYPAVTKLLKEKGVDDVTVIGGGIIPDQDFQILYDAGLKAIFTPGATLESIIDWINKNVKPRN, from the coding sequence ATGGCAGAGAGAAAACTGCGTGTGATGGTTGCGAAGCCGGGACTCGACGGGCACGACCGCGGCGCCAGGGTGCTGGCCCGCTGCTTCCGCGATGCCGGCTACGAGGTGATTTACACGGGCTGTCACCAGACGCCCGAGCAGATCGTATCCGCGGTGATCCAGGAAGACGTGGACCTCCTGGGGCTGAGCTGCCTCTCCGGGGCCCACCGCTACCTCTATCCCGCGGTCACGAAGCTCCTGAAGGAGAAGGGCGTCGACGACGTCACCGTCATCGGCGGCGGGATCATCCCCGACCAGGACTTCCAGATTCTGTACGACGCCGGCCTGAAAGCGATCTTCACGCCCGGCGCCACGCTGGAGTCGATCATCGACTGGATCAACAAAAACGTGAAGCCGAGAAACTAG
- the meaB gene encoding methylmalonyl Co-A mutase-associated GTPase MeaB encodes METTKKIKDGDIRAASRLIRNLEDRIPEAKTTIKHLFPLTGKAHVIGITGSPGAGKSTLTDGLIDCFRRKGKTVGVLAVDPTSPFTGGAILGDRIRMQRHAEDPGVFVRSLATRGALGGLAKAVGDAIHVMDVLGKDIIIVETVGTGQQEVDIINHSHTVLVVLVPGMGDEIQAIKAGILEIADIFVVNKADREGSSKLSRELMAMLDMAPPSTFQGGWRPPIMKVENAFEPVGFNKALEDIANKIEEHHQHLVQKDIIGNRLRRKATVELNEAIRASILEPVLQKLIGSGEMEGMIDKVMKKEVDPYTIAEDIAKRYLEGCL; translated from the coding sequence ATGGAAACCACAAAGAAGATCAAGGACGGCGACATCCGCGCCGCCTCTCGCCTCATCCGTAACCTGGAAGATCGCATCCCCGAGGCGAAGACCACCATAAAGCACCTCTTCCCCCTCACGGGGAAGGCGCACGTCATCGGCATCACCGGCTCGCCCGGTGCCGGGAAGAGCACGCTGACCGACGGCCTCATCGACTGCTTCCGCAGGAAGGGCAAGACCGTCGGCGTGCTGGCCGTGGACCCCACCAGCCCCTTCACGGGGGGCGCCATCCTCGGCGACCGCATCCGCATGCAGCGCCACGCCGAGGACCCGGGCGTCTTCGTCCGGAGCCTTGCCACGCGCGGGGCCCTGGGCGGCCTGGCCAAGGCCGTCGGCGATGCCATCCACGTGATGGACGTCCTGGGCAAGGACATCATCATCGTCGAGACCGTCGGCACGGGTCAGCAGGAGGTGGACATCATCAACCACTCCCACACGGTTCTCGTGGTTCTCGTGCCGGGCATGGGCGACGAGATCCAGGCCATCAAGGCCGGTATCCTGGAGATCGCCGACATCTTCGTCGTCAACAAGGCAGACCGCGAGGGCTCCTCCAAGCTCTCGAGGGAGCTGATGGCCATGCTCGACATGGCCCCGCCGTCCACGTTCCAGGGGGGATGGCGGCCGCCCATCATGAAGGTGGAGAACGCCTTCGAGCCGGTGGGGTTCAACAAGGCGCTCGAGGACATCGCCAACAAGATCGAGGAGCACCACCAGCACCTCGTCCAGAAGGACATTATCGGCAACCGGCTGCGGCGCAAGGCCACGGTCGAACTCAACGAGGCCATCCGGGCGAGCATCCTCGAGCCGGTCCTTCAGAAGCTCATCGGCAGCGGCGAGATGGAGGGGATGATCGACAAGGTCATGAAGAAGGAGGTCGACCCCTATACCATCGCCGAGGACATCGCCAAGCGGTACCTGGAGGGGTGCCTGTGA